One Microbacterium trichothecenolyticum DNA window includes the following coding sequences:
- a CDS encoding Sec-independent protein translocase TatB, which yields MFFGLTIEKLMLIGVIAAVIVGPERLPRYAEALARFTKRAKETLQGARTRMRDEMGPEFDDVDWKKLDPRQYDPRRIIREALLDDTPTATMRAAGAAAMVAREKTTVPPFAPGERPPFDDEAT from the coding sequence ATGTTCTTCGGCCTCACGATCGAGAAGCTGATGCTGATCGGCGTGATCGCGGCCGTGATCGTCGGCCCCGAGCGGCTGCCGCGGTACGCCGAAGCCCTCGCGAGATTCACCAAGCGCGCGAAAGAGACCCTGCAGGGTGCCCGTACGCGCATGCGCGACGAGATGGGCCCCGAGTTCGACGACGTCGACTGGAAGAAGCTCGACCCGCGCCAATACGACCCGCGTCGCATCATCCGCGAGGCGCTTCTCGACGACACCCCCACCGCCACCATGCGGGCGGCAGGGGCCGCGGCGATGGTCGCGCGCGAGAAGACCACGGTTCCGCCGTTCGCCCCGGGAGAGCGGCCGCCGTTCGACGACGAAGCGACCTGA
- a CDS encoding Mrp/NBP35 family ATP-binding protein — MTLELAERVRAAVAAVTDPELRRPLGELDMVREIDVHGARADVGIALTIVGCPAAERIERDVRDAAASVAGIDAVEVRVGVMSPDERRALTEKLRGGRAAREMPFGPDSLTRVIAVTSGKGGVGKSTVTANLAVALAARGLRVGLVDADVHGFSIPGLLGLVDADGLPPAPTRLDDLILPPVAYDVKVISIGMFLRRPGEDAAGAVAWRGPMLHRTVQQFLTDVFFGDLDVLLLDMPPGTGDVAISVGQLLPHADVLVVTTPQAAAADVAVRSGLVARQTGQRPIGVIENMAPMTLPDGTVLDLFGAGGGEAVARALSGDDADVPLLASVPLSPALRTGGDDGRPVVLAHPDDPAARAIDAAAAALAVRPRGLAGKPLRLGV; from the coding sequence GTGACGCTCGAGCTCGCCGAGCGGGTCCGCGCGGCCGTCGCCGCCGTCACCGATCCCGAGTTGCGCCGTCCCCTCGGCGAGCTCGACATGGTGCGCGAAATCGACGTGCACGGTGCGAGGGCCGATGTGGGCATCGCCCTCACGATCGTCGGGTGTCCCGCTGCCGAGCGCATCGAGCGCGACGTGCGGGATGCCGCGGCCTCGGTCGCCGGGATCGACGCGGTCGAGGTGCGAGTCGGCGTCATGTCGCCCGACGAGCGCCGGGCGCTGACAGAGAAGCTCCGCGGCGGGCGGGCCGCACGCGAGATGCCCTTCGGCCCCGATTCGCTCACCCGCGTGATCGCTGTGACCAGCGGCAAGGGCGGGGTCGGCAAGTCGACGGTGACCGCGAACCTCGCGGTCGCCCTGGCGGCGCGTGGCCTGCGGGTGGGGCTCGTGGATGCCGACGTGCACGGCTTCTCGATCCCGGGTCTGCTCGGGCTGGTCGACGCCGACGGGCTGCCCCCGGCCCCGACCCGGCTCGACGACCTGATCCTGCCGCCCGTGGCCTACGACGTGAAGGTCATCTCGATCGGGATGTTCCTGCGCCGCCCGGGCGAAGATGCCGCGGGGGCGGTCGCGTGGCGCGGCCCGATGCTGCACCGCACGGTGCAGCAGTTCCTCACCGACGTCTTCTTCGGCGACCTCGACGTGCTTCTGCTCGACATGCCGCCGGGAACCGGCGACGTGGCGATCTCGGTGGGGCAGCTGCTTCCGCACGCCGACGTGCTCGTGGTGACCACCCCCCAGGCCGCCGCGGCCGACGTGGCGGTGCGCTCGGGACTCGTGGCCCGCCAGACGGGCCAGCGGCCCATCGGTGTGATCGAGAACATGGCCCCGATGACCCTCCCCGACGGAACCGTGCTCGACCTGTTCGGTGCCGGCGGCGGCGAGGCCGTGGCCCGCGCCCTGTCGGGCGACGACGCCGACGTGCCCCTGCTGGCATCCGTGCCGCTCAGCCCCGCGCTGCGCACGGGCGGCGACGACGGCCGACCCGTGGTCCTCGCCCACCCCGACGACCCGGCCGCGCGCGCGATCGACGCCGCAGCCGCCGCCCTGGCCGTGCGTCCGCGCGGCCTGGCCGGCAAGCCCCTGCGCCTCGGCGTCTGA